In Mytilus edulis chromosome 8, xbMytEdul2.2, whole genome shotgun sequence, the genomic window aaaggggggtccaaccccaTGGAATGCCTTATCTGTTTGATATAGTATAAAAACATACAACTGATTATACATGTAGCCATCATTGTAGTATTTTACATACAGATATACATTGTTTTGTAGATTGTTCGATGCACTAGATTCGATGCACTAGAAACGGAACTTGCAGACCAGTCTTGAACATCTTcagatacattgtatatagattCTAATAACATTTTGTAATTTATGCCATCAAGCAAGTTTGTTGAAATCAGAAATTAGTACAAAAAACATTTAGTCTGAAATTTTTAGTGGTAACATCAACATTTTGTAAATGATTTTACCGATGTAAAACAGTAATTTActtgcacttttttttaaatgttatctttattattattattatgtcacccgataaAATCCACTCCAaattacaatgtataatattaGATTTTTTAAAGAAGGCCCGACAACGAGTATCTGAAGTAACCTTCAATGAGACAGCACCACAACAACACAAATACCCAAAAGACGTCCAGAGGTCAATATCCGGTTTTCAAAAATAGAAATACTTCTAAAAAAtgataagatttaaaaaaatcatccgGTGTTTATTGCAGATAGATTTGAAATAACACTGAGAATGAAAATGTGGGGATGTGTCCGAAAAACAACAACTCAATCAATTCGCATAAATCAGCCCAATGATACCAATGAGTCCTAAACATAgggagaaattttaaaaaaaaaaatggccaaaaaAATATATCCGCGTTAGTGTTATATATTAGTAAATAGTATTAATTTCTATtcgtattttgaaaataattatgtttaaagctattttttattttcttaaatcaaataaaaatgcatttcaaagatCAATAAGTTACAATCAAGAAAAAGGGGAAGTACAATTATTACTGTCTATAAACAAATATCCTTTTCCCACATTCACTAGATATAATCAGTTTCCTTAATGTTTTATTGTAATTGATCGCATACGGTAGAGATAAACATTCAAAAGCTGGTTCATCGATCAAAAACTTGCTTCCATCGGTCGAAATTTCTAAAACATGCGGCGATGACCCGTAATTGATCACGAGAACTTTCCCCTCTGGTAAAGACGTGATCCCTTTAAAAATAGATCCGTTATACTTAAACTTGTAAATGATATCCCCAGAACTATCGAAGCAAATGAAGGAACTGTCATCGTCATTGGTAAAATAGATTTTATTCCCAGCTGAATGAACATAGTTACGGTAACTAACTGGTGTAATAATTGTATTCAATATTTGACCACGATGATCTATTACTAATAACCCTTCCGTTTTACACGCCACTACTAAAAGCTTGTTCATTTTAGTTATTCCAAAGCACCCATAAGTTAGTTCTACAATTTTTcgcttttctttttcttttgtataaactacttgaaaatattttttaaaaggcaGTGTGACAAAAACCCTATTAGAATCCACCAAAGTAAAGTCAAACGGTTCATCTTTAAGGGGATACACGTCCAAGACGGATCCTTCTTCTGTACAATTCAATAGACGTTTATTCTTGCCATCTGCCAGTAGGAGGTTCCCATCATCAAGAATGAGTACGCCTGTTATCATGACGTCATTCTTTTCTTCAGTTGGTACAACGAAATCTGAAGACAGGTAAAACGTGGGAACTAAAGCTTTCCGCTCGAAACTGACGGTGTTTTCCTGGCGATTCTTGACCGTCTGTTTTGGTGTTATCGGTGACAAGGTTCGGTTTTTATAGTTATTATACTCGTTTTCTCTCACGGTTAAGATATCCATATCAACATGAACAGGACTACATAAATGCGGGTCAAAGCCTAACTGATGAGCCGAATACGGAATTTGAGTCCGATCCGTATTCTTTGGGACATCTATTTCAACTTCCGTTTCTGTCAATCTAATTCCACCAAGCTTTTCGGCATTGAGGAGTTTCTGGAAGCTTTCTTTAATAGACAAGTCAAGTTTCAAGTCCTTAACACTTTCTGGTAGGCTGAGCAGATATCTCTCGTGCCGGGTCTGTATATGGGCACAGTCTTGAATGAAGTTTACTGTTTCTGCATTCGAACCGACCAGCTGTAATTCCTCAATCATTTCAAGATGTGAAGCGATTGCTTTTCTCTTTTCTTTCAGGTCATCAATTTGAGTTTGAAGTCTTGTCTTGTAGTCGGTCATGTCGATATCAACATCTTCCAAGAGCTTCTTGATCAATATTTCTATTGCTTTCCTCATATTTTCACGAAATGACTGTACTTGATTAACAATTGTTTCTTTCTGTCTATCTAGTGCCTTCAAattcttatttctatttttaagaattttaccGAATGTAAGACTGGACTCTCTCAGCCTCTGATTGAGATCATTTATAGCAAACGAGTTCCGGGCACCTGTTCCGTCTGAGTTTATGTCGAGTGTCTTACAGTTGAAATGAGTTATGTCTTTCTTGCATAGATCACAGATAGTATGATTGTGAAACCGACAATACATCGATATAACTTTGGAAGGGTGTGTTCGGCAAAACATTATTGGGCGCTCCTTTCTGAGAGAAAAGATGTGGTAATCTTCAACTGGCATGAAGCTATGATTTGAGGAAAATTTTAATTTCTGATGCCGCTTTTTACAAGGAGTACACAGGAACTTCATACACTTGTCACACCATCCTACGGCTATTTTGTTCTTTCCCTGTCCGGCACAGTTATTACAGGGGAAAGTCGTAGCCATCCTCGTCGCTacaattgaaatatgttttaggTAAGTATACCAAGAAGAAAAGTTTCATCAGCAAATTCCGAACGTCAAAAATCCAAGATATGTCATTAATATATAAAGGCTGAGACACAGAAACTACTGATTTGAGATTTACAACAGGCGTAAATTGATTATGCAATTTCTTTacctttatttatgaaatatatagaaattgattactatttacatattttaattttctgtataaagtttgaataaaaatgtgtatttccaAAATAAAGTTATCATATAAAAATTAGAATTAATTCTGCATACCTGCCATGGTGTTGCCTGCCATTTTGAAAGTATTACTTTTTAAACCTAACCAATGTTAAAGTATTTAATCGGTTCTACAGTGCAACTTAATGTTCCGTATCCAAAATTGCAGTAAcgtttaaatattttcattgattttgtgttatttttcgtCCTTAATTTCAATGGTTATTCAGACATATCAAGATATCTGTTGTTTTAACGTATTAAATGAATTAGATATCCGAtcgttttgttttaaaagtgcaCCAAGAAACATAACTAAATTTAAACTGTGTCTGTTTTACAAAATTCCCTTTTGTCAACGCCCTACCTTTAATTGTTATACTAGAAACTATCCTGTGAAGGTTACATTATCCTGCTCCAATGTAATATGTATTCATTTggaaaatttcttttatttatattcgttttaatgtaaataaacacTGGCTATTGACCGAAATATAATCCAAAACagaaatggtgtttttgaaaagATTTAGATAACAACCGTAATATTATTTATTGGCTTTTGAGATAGCGTTGTGTTTAGAGATTGACTTCTTTATATAAAGACCACCGTTATATCGgtcaataaaagaaaacagaGATACAGTCACTCAGTGAACGCGGAAAGCAAATTAATTGATAAGCTTTTATTTTCGTTTCGATTGTCCCGGACTATGATATTCATTTTCGATTTAGTTTACTTTTTGTGATAGGTTTCCTTTACATCTTCATTGTGAAATTTGCGAAAATAAATCCcattttaaaaacattacaaaCTGTTCTGTA contains:
- the LOC139484706 gene encoding uncharacterized protein translates to MAGNTMAATRMATTFPCNNCAGQGKNKIAVGWCDKCMKFLCTPCKKRHQKLKFSSNHSFMPVEDYHIFSLRKERPIMFCRTHPSKVISMYCRFHNHTICDLCKKDITHFNCKTLDINSDGTGARNSFAINDLNQRLRESSLTFGKILKNRNKNLKALDRQKETIVNQVQSFRENMRKAIEILIKKLLEDVDIDMTDYKTRLQTQIDDLKEKRKAIASHLEMIEELQLVGSNAETVNFIQDCAHIQTRHERYLLSLPESVKDLKLDLSIKESFQKLLNAEKLGGIRLTETEVEIDVPKNTDRTQIPYSAHQLGFDPHLCSPVHVDMDILTVRENEYNNYKNRTLSPITPKQTVKNRQENTVSFERKALVPTFYLSSDFVVPTEEKNDVMITGVLILDDGNLLLADGKNKRLLNCTEEGSVLDVYPLKDEPFDFTLVDSNRVFVTLPFKKYFQVVYTKEKEKRKIVELTYGCFGITKMNKLLVVACKTEGLLVIDHRGQILNTIITPVSYRNYVHSAGNKIYFTNDDDSSFICFDSSGDIIYKFKYNGSIFKGITSLPEGKVLVINYGSSPHVLEISTDGSKFLIDEPAFECLSLPYAINYNKTLRKLIISSECGKRIFVYRQ